In a single window of the Nodularia spumigena CCY9414 genome:
- a CDS encoding group I truncated hemoglobin — MSLYENIGGQPTIEKVVDAFHKSVMADGSLKGYFAKTDMAKQRAHQIAFFSQIFEGPNQYAGRPMEKTHTGMKLNDQHFDAVSKHLGAAMAAAGVSAENSSAAMAKVSGLKASILNK, encoded by the coding sequence ATGAGTTTGTACGAAAACATTGGTGGACAACCCACAATTGAAAAAGTAGTTGATGCCTTTCACAAGAGCGTTATGGCAGACGGTAGCCTCAAAGGCTACTTCGCTAAAACCGATATGGCGAAACAACGCGCTCATCAAATTGCTTTCTTCTCTCAGATATTTGAAGGACCAAACCAATATGCTGGTCGTCCAATGGAAAAAACCCACACAGGCATGAAACTCAACGACCAACACTTTGATGCAGTTTCCAAGCATTTGGGTGCAGCAATGGCCGCAGCCGGAGTATCCGCAGAAAACAGCAGCGCTGCAATGGCTAAAGTCTCCGGTTTAAAGGCTTCTATTTTGAACAAATAG
- a CDS encoding restriction endonuclease — translation MIRLTSLRFTKWRKRDYETGQGEVDVLAASDRFVYHRWQIQCKNTKRVDVEVLAKEVGMTFVTGADVVMIVTTGEFTRDAFQYAYRMMEVSRYYMVLIQKEDIESIKEDKTNIIKILDKRARRVFAKKELGMIDEEIDELEVEEASLTDFDGELEED, via the coding sequence ATGATTCGTTTAACTAGCCTACGGTTTACTAAGTGGCGTAAACGAGATTATGAAACAGGCCAAGGTGAGGTAGATGTCTTAGCAGCCTCAGATCGCTTTGTTTATCATCGTTGGCAAATTCAATGCAAAAATACCAAGCGAGTAGATGTTGAAGTGCTTGCTAAAGAAGTCGGGATGACTTTTGTAACTGGGGCTGATGTGGTTATGATTGTGACTACTGGAGAATTTACTAGAGACGCTTTTCAATATGCCTATCGCATGATGGAAGTTTCTCGTTACTATATGGTGCTGATTCAAAAAGAAGATATTGAATCTATCAAGGAAGATAAAACAAACATTATCAAAATTTTAGATAAACGGGCGCGGCGTGTATTTGCGAAGAAAGAACTAGGAATGATTGATGAAGAGATTGATGAATTAGAAGTAGAAGAGGCATCACTCACTGATTTTGATGGTGAGTTAGAAGAAGATTAA
- a CDS encoding UPF0175 family protein, translating into MTIQISIELPNDVFSALRSNPENFVQEMRLAAAVKWYEVGMLSQSKAAEIAGVSRHQFLEALHRYNVSPFQVTSEELAEELERE; encoded by the coding sequence ATGACTATACAAATTAGTATCGAACTACCAAATGATGTATTTTCCGCGCTCCGTAGTAATCCCGAAAATTTTGTTCAGGAAATGCGTTTAGCGGCGGCTGTCAAATGGTATGAAGTTGGTATGCTTTCTCAATCTAAAGCTGCTGAAATTGCTGGCGTGAGTCGTCACCAGTTTCTAGAAGCACTGCATCGTTATAATGTTTCACCTTTTCAAGTGACTTCCGAAGAATTAGCTGAGGAATTAGAGCGTGAGTAG
- a CDS encoding site-specific integrase — translation MNRTQEAFADFQQTASSDGGYIGRMQAVTNQENHLTAKLETELKAVNARIKAARVNVSVRKSGNSLQLRSTLPIKPGDIDKNGIGTKQYDLSLGIPFNFDGLNTAEEEAYELGKLLARKQFQWTEKYLGKTRNKVNAKIIGDLIANFEKNYFQTRKRNLKSENTFNSYFYIAQKHLPKDKPAINANFIASVQCCPSSDSVKNELIKVIRVLCKCSGLEVPELSNLKIKPTAQRKRDIPTDADIEREYLKFEAYSLNRPSKLLTREDRNNWKLWRWVYGMLATYGIRPREIFVNPDLNWWLSSDNTINTWRVNEECKTGEREALPLYPRWVETFNLKTDTEAIELLKAKIQGKITSKQINSARHGTDRWFRFVGIPFQPYDLRHAWAIRAHLMGIPIKAAADNLGHSVNMHTSIYQRWFSLENRKVAIEEAIKKKSKVEDLQDIVIRLEQENERLRIENERLRLQMENPNLIRIIN, via the coding sequence ATGAACAGAACACAGGAAGCATTTGCCGATTTTCAACAAACAGCCAGCAGCGATGGGGGATATATAGGCAGAATGCAAGCAGTGACAAATCAAGAAAATCACCTGACGGCAAAACTGGAAACAGAATTAAAGGCAGTAAATGCTAGAATCAAAGCTGCTAGGGTGAATGTTTCGGTCAGAAAATCTGGTAATTCACTGCAACTGAGAAGCACCCTACCCATTAAACCAGGAGATATTGATAAAAACGGTATAGGAACAAAGCAATATGATCTTTCTTTGGGTATCCCGTTTAATTTTGATGGTTTAAATACTGCGGAAGAAGAAGCTTATGAGTTAGGAAAATTGTTAGCGAGAAAACAATTTCAATGGACTGAGAAATATTTAGGTAAAACTCGCAATAAAGTTAACGCCAAAATAATTGGTGATTTGATTGCAAATTTTGAAAAAAATTATTTCCAAACTAGAAAACGTAACCTTAAAAGTGAGAACACATTTAATAGTTATTTTTATATTGCTCAAAAACACTTACCAAAGGATAAACCAGCGATAAATGCCAACTTTATTGCATCTGTGCAGTGTTGTCCATCGTCTGATAGTGTCAAAAATGAGTTAATTAAAGTTATTCGAGTATTGTGTAAATGTTCCGGTTTGGAAGTTCCAGAGCTAAGTAACTTAAAAATTAAACCTACTGCTCAACGCAAGCGTGATATCCCCACTGATGCAGACATAGAGCGGGAATATCTCAAATTTGAGGCTTACTCACTCAACCGTCCCAGTAAATTACTCACTAGGGAAGACAGAAATAACTGGAAACTGTGGCGTTGGGTATATGGGATGTTAGCTACTTATGGTATAAGACCGAGAGAGATTTTTGTTAATCCTGATCTAAATTGGTGGTTGTCTTCAGACAATACCATTAATACATGGCGGGTGAATGAAGAATGTAAAACAGGTGAGAGGGAAGCTTTACCATTATATCCGCGCTGGGTAGAGACATTTAATTTAAAAACTGATACGGAAGCCATTGAATTATTAAAAGCGAAAATTCAGGGCAAAATTACCAGTAAACAGATTAATTCGGCTCGACATGGTACAGACAGATGGTTTAGATTTGTCGGTATTCCTTTTCAACCTTATGATTTACGCCATGCTTGGGCAATTAGAGCGCATTTAATGGGAATTCCGATTAAAGCTGCTGCTGATAATTTGGGTCATTCGGTAAATATGCACACATCGATTTATCAAAGATGGTTTAGTTTAGAAAATCGCAAGGTTGCTATTGAAGAAGCTATTAAGAAAAAGTCTAAGGTGGAAGACTTGCAAGATATAGTGATTCGATTGGAGCAGGAAAATGAAAGGTTGAGAATAGAAAATGAAAGATTGCGCTTACAGATGGAAAATCCAAATTTAATACGCATAATTAATTAA
- the nifD gene encoding nitrogenase molybdenum-iron protein alpha chain, whose translation MTPPENNKIVEERKELIKEVLSAYPDKAKKRREKHLNVFEEGKSDCGVKSNVKSLPGVMTARGCAYAGSKGVVWGPIKDMIHISHGPVGCGYWSWSGRRNYYIGTTGVDTFGTMHFTSDFQERDIVFGGDKKLLKLIQELEILFPLNRGVSIQSECPIGLIGDDIEAVARKAAKEIDKPVVPVRCEGFRGVSQSLGHHIANDMIRDWVFPRSDKAKADGSLKFDSTPYDVAIIGDYNIGGDAWASRILLEEIGLRVVAQWSGDGTINEMLMTPNVKMNLIHCYRSMNYISRHMEEKYGIPWLEYNFFGPTKIAESLREIASKFDEKIQANAEKVIAKYQPTMDAIVNKYRPRLDGKTVAMMVGGLRPRHVVPAFQDLGMKMIGTGYEFAHNDDYKRTTHYIENGTIVYDDVTAYEFEEFIKALKPDLVASGVKEKYVFQKMGLPFRQMHSWDYSEPSHSASKSMIIGFLDSQIKNNLCLV comes from the coding sequence ATGACACCTCCAGAAAACAACAAAATCGTTGAAGAAAGAAAAGAACTTATTAAAGAAGTTCTTAGTGCTTACCCAGATAAAGCTAAGAAAAGACGCGAAAAGCACTTAAATGTATTTGAAGAAGGTAAGAGCGATTGCGGCGTTAAATCTAACGTCAAATCTCTTCCTGGTGTAATGACCGCTCGTGGTTGTGCTTATGCAGGTTCCAAGGGTGTGGTTTGGGGTCCTATTAAGGACATGATCCACATCAGTCACGGGCCAGTTGGTTGCGGTTACTGGTCTTGGTCTGGTCGTCGTAACTACTACATTGGTACTACAGGTGTTGACACCTTTGGTACTATGCACTTCACCTCTGATTTCCAAGAAAGAGACATCGTTTTTGGTGGTGACAAAAAACTACTGAAATTGATCCAAGAATTGGAAATCCTCTTCCCTCTTAACCGTGGTGTTTCCATTCAATCTGAATGTCCCATCGGTCTAATTGGGGATGACATCGAAGCTGTAGCTCGTAAGGCTGCAAAAGAAATCGACAAGCCAGTTGTTCCAGTTCGTTGCGAAGGTTTCCGGGGTGTTTCTCAGTCCTTGGGACACCACATCGCTAACGACATGATTCGTGACTGGGTATTCCCCAGATCCGATAAAGCTAAAGCTGATGGTTCACTGAAGTTTGATTCTACTCCTTATGACGTAGCAATCATTGGTGACTACAACATCGGTGGTGATGCTTGGGCGAGCCGTATCTTATTAGAAGAAATCGGTTTGCGTGTAGTTGCTCAGTGGTCTGGTGATGGTACTATCAACGAAATGTTGATGACCCCCAACGTGAAGATGAACCTCATCCACTGTTACCGCTCGATGAACTACATCAGCCGTCACATGGAAGAAAAATATGGTATTCCCTGGTTGGAATACAACTTCTTCGGACCTACCAAGATTGCTGAATCTTTACGGGAAATTGCTTCTAAGTTTGACGAAAAAATCCAAGCAAACGCTGAGAAGGTTATTGCTAAGTATCAGCCTACAATGGATGCGATCGTTAACAAGTATCGCCCCCGTTTAGATGGTAAGACTGTCGCTATGATGGTTGGTGGTCTACGTCCTCGTCACGTTGTCCCAGCTTTCCAAGACTTGGGCATGAAGATGATTGGTACTGGTTATGAGTTCGCTCATAATGACGACTACAAACGTACCACTCACTACATCGAAAATGGTACTATCGTTTACGATGACGTGACTGCTTATGAATTTGAGGAGTTTATCAAAGCCCTCAAGCCTGACCTTGTAGCTTCTGGTGTGAAAGAGAAGTACGTCTTCCAAAAGATGGGTCTACCTTTCCGTCAAATGCACTCTTGGGATTACTCCGAACCTAGCCATAGTGCCTCAAAGTCAATGATAATAGGATTTTTAGACAGCCAAATAAAAAATAATTTATGTTTAGTCTAA
- the nifK gene encoding nitrogenase molybdenum-iron protein subunit beta, whose amino-acid sequence MPQNPENIQDHVELFHQPEYQQLFQNKKEFENGHSADEVTRVAEWTKGWEYREKNFAREALTVNPAKGCQPLGAIFAAVGFEGTMPFVQGSQGCVAYFRTHLTRHYKEPFSGVSSSMTEDAAVFGGLQNMIDGLANSYQLYKPKMIAVCTTCMAEVIGDDLQSFINNAKDAGSVPKDFPVPYAHTPSFVGSHITGYDNMMKGILSNLTAGKKTATSNGKINFIPGFDTYVGNNREIKRISSLFGFDYTILADNSDYLDSPNTGEFDMYPGGTKLEDAADSINGKVTVALQAYSTTKTREYIEKEWKQPTVVSRPWGIKGTDEFLMKLSELSGTPIPEQLELERGRAVDAMTDSHSWVHGKRFAIFGEPDLVISVVGFMLEMGAEPVHILVNNSNEVFEKELQELLDSSPFGQGATIWGGKDLWHMRSLLFTEPVDLLIGNSYGKYLWRDCKVPFVRIGYPIMDRHHLHRYSTIGYQGVINLLNWIVNTIFEEIDRNTNIPSKTDISYDLIR is encoded by the coding sequence ATGCCTCAAAATCCAGAAAATATTCAAGACCACGTTGAGTTATTCCACCAACCAGAATACCAACAACTATTCCAAAACAAAAAGGAATTTGAAAACGGTCACAGCGCTGACGAAGTTACACGCGTTGCAGAGTGGACAAAGGGTTGGGAATATCGTGAAAAGAACTTCGCTCGTGAAGCTTTAACAGTTAACCCAGCTAAAGGCTGTCAACCTCTAGGTGCAATCTTTGCGGCTGTTGGTTTTGAAGGCACAATGCCTTTCGTCCAAGGTTCTCAAGGTTGCGTTGCTTACTTCCGTACCCACTTAACCCGTCACTACAAAGAACCATTCTCTGGTGTGTCTTCTTCAATGACTGAAGACGCTGCGGTGTTCGGTGGTTTGCAAAACATGATTGACGGTTTGGCTAACTCCTACCAACTGTACAAGCCTAAAATGATTGCTGTCTGCACCACCTGTATGGCAGAAGTAATTGGTGATGACTTACAGTCATTCATCAACAACGCTAAAGATGCTGGTTCAGTTCCTAAAGATTTCCCAGTACCTTACGCTCACACTCCTAGCTTTGTTGGTTCCCACATCACTGGTTACGACAACATGATGAAGGGGATTCTTTCTAACCTGACCGCAGGTAAGAAGACAGCTACCAGCAATGGCAAAATCAACTTCATCCCAGGTTTTGATACTTATGTAGGCAACAACCGGGAAATCAAACGCATTTCTTCCTTGTTCGGCTTTGACTACACCATTCTCGCTGACAACAGCGACTACTTAGATTCACCCAACACAGGTGAGTTTGATATGTATCCAGGTGGTACAAAGTTAGAAGATGCAGCAGATTCAATTAACGGTAAAGTTACAGTTGCTCTGCAAGCATATTCTACCACCAAAACCCGTGAATACATTGAAAAAGAATGGAAGCAACCCACTGTAGTTTCCCGTCCTTGGGGTATTAAGGGTACTGATGAGTTCTTGATGAAACTCAGCGAACTAAGTGGTACACCCATTCCCGAACAACTAGAACTTGAACGGGGTCGTGCAGTTGATGCCATGACTGACTCTCATTCATGGGTTCACGGTAAGCGCTTTGCTATCTTTGGTGAGCCAGATTTAGTCATCAGCGTAGTTGGCTTTATGTTGGAAATGGGTGCTGAACCTGTCCACATTCTAGTTAACAACTCCAACGAAGTATTTGAAAAAGAACTCCAAGAGTTACTAGATTCTAGTCCTTTTGGTCAAGGCGCAACCATCTGGGGTGGTAAAGACCTATGGCATATGCGTTCCTTGTTGTTCACCGAACCAGTAGACTTGCTGATTGGTAACTCCTACGGTAAGTACCTATGGCGCGATTGTAAGGTTCCCTTCGTCAGAATTGGTTATCCTATCATGGATCGCCACCACTTACACCGCTACAGCACCATTGGCTACCAAGGTGTGATCAACTTGCTCAACTGGATTGTTAATACAATCTTCGAGGAAATTGACCGCAACACCAATATTCCTTCTAAGACTGATATTTCTTACGACTTGATTCGTTAA
- a CDS encoding Mo-dependent nitrogenase C-terminal domain-containing protein — translation MESINHTHSHPNYHPPNNKKSGWFHNLLNPVRNWLDGMPVKNYRIAHVICQVIPCCCPFERNISLFGRTLHIPPLCKLNPLYDEFVGMRFRALSYLADECGEDITKYIC, via the coding sequence ATGGAAAGTATCAATCACACTCACTCTCATCCTAACTACCATCCACCTAACAATAAAAAATCAGGCTGGTTCCACAATCTTCTTAATCCTGTGCGTAATTGGTTGGATGGAATGCCGGTTAAAAATTACCGGATTGCTCATGTAATTTGTCAAGTAATTCCTTGTTGTTGTCCTTTTGAGCGCAATATTAGTTTATTTGGGCGAACTTTGCATATTCCACCTCTGTGTAAACTTAATCCCTTGTATGACGAGTTTGTGGGAATGCGTTTTCGGGCTTTATCTTATCTTGCTGATGAGTGTGGAGAAGACATCACAAAATATATTTGTTAG
- the nifE gene encoding nitrogenase iron-molybdenum cofactor biosynthesis protein NifE gives MKSTQGKINELLSESGCEHNQHKQGEKKNKSCTQQAQPGAAQGGCAFDGAMIALVPITDAAHLVHGPIACAGNSWGSRGSLSSGPLLYKTGFTTDLSENDVIFGGEKKLYQAILQLSDRYKPPAIFVYATCVTALIGDDMDAVCKAATEKTGIPVIPVIAPGFIGSKNLGNRFGGEALLEYVVGTAEPETTTPYDINLIGEYNIAGEMWGVTPLLEKLGIRVLSKITGDARYNDIRYAHRAKLNVMICSRALLNMARKMEERYNIPYIEESFYGIDDMNRCLRNIAAKLGDADLQERTEKLIAEETAALDLALAPYRARLKGKRVVLYTGGVKSWSIISAAKDLGIEVVATSTRKSTEEDKARIKKLIGNDGIMMEKGNAKELLKLVKDTGADMLIAGGRNQYTALKARIPFLDINQERHHPYAGYSGMVEMARELYEALYSPIWEQIRKPAPWEELEG, from the coding sequence ATGAAAAGTACCCAAGGCAAAATTAACGAGCTGCTCAGTGAATCAGGATGTGAACACAATCAGCACAAACAAGGAGAAAAGAAAAACAAATCTTGCACGCAACAAGCTCAACCAGGTGCGGCTCAAGGTGGTTGTGCTTTTGATGGTGCAATGATTGCTCTTGTACCTATTACTGATGCAGCTCATTTAGTCCACGGGCCGATCGCCTGTGCTGGTAATTCTTGGGGTAGTCGTGGTAGTCTCTCCTCTGGGCCTTTACTTTACAAGACGGGCTTTACTACCGATTTGAGTGAGAATGATGTGATTTTCGGGGGTGAGAAAAAGCTCTATCAGGCAATTTTACAACTTAGCGATCGCTACAAGCCACCAGCTATTTTCGTCTATGCTACCTGTGTCACGGCTCTAATTGGCGATGATATGGATGCTGTGTGCAAGGCTGCAACTGAGAAAACTGGCATTCCTGTGATTCCGGTGATTGCTCCGGGCTTTATTGGTAGTAAAAACTTGGGAAACCGCTTTGGTGGTGAAGCTTTGCTGGAATATGTAGTTGGTACAGCAGAACCAGAAACAACTACGCCTTATGATATTAACTTGATAGGTGAATACAACATCGCCGGTGAAATGTGGGGAGTTACTCCACTTTTAGAAAAATTAGGCATTCGGGTTTTATCTAAAATTACGGGTGATGCTCGTTACAATGATATTCGTTATGCCCATCGTGCCAAGCTGAATGTGATGATCTGCTCACGAGCTTTGCTCAATATGGCGAGAAAAATGGAGGAACGCTACAACATTCCTTACATTGAAGAGTCTTTCTATGGCATCGATGATATGAATCGTTGTCTACGAAATATTGCTGCTAAGTTGGGTGATGCGGATTTGCAGGAACGCACAGAAAAGCTGATTGCTGAAGAAACTGCGGCTCTTGATTTGGCTTTGGCTCCCTATCGCGCTCGACTCAAAGGTAAGCGAGTTGTCTTGTATACTGGCGGTGTTAAGAGTTGGTCGATTATCTCGGCGGCTAAGGATTTGGGCATTGAAGTTGTTGCTACCAGTACGAGAAAAAGCACTGAGGAAGATAAAGCCCGAATCAAGAAGTTGATTGGTAATGATGGGATCATGATGGAGAAGGGCAACGCTAAGGAATTGTTAAAACTGGTGAAGGATACTGGCGCTGATATGTTGATTGCTGGTGGTCGTAACCAATATACTGCTCTGAAGGCTCGGATTCCTTTTCTGGATATTAACCAAGAACGTCACCATCCTTATGCTGGTTATTCGGGGATGGTTGAGATGGCACGAGAATTGTATGAGGCTCTTTATAGTCCTATTTGGGAACAAATACGTAAGCCCGCTCCTTGGGAAGAGTTGGAAGGATAA
- the nifN gene encoding nitrogenase iron-molybdenum cofactor biosynthesis protein NifN produces MAIVNLPNKPLTVNPLKQSQALGASLAFLGLKGMIPLFHGSQGCTAFAKVVLVRHFREAIPLATTAMTEVSTILGGEENVEQAILTLVEKVQPEIIGLCSTGLTETRGDELERFLKDIRDRHPELDYLPIVFAPTPDFKGALQDGFAAAVESIVREIPKAGGIRTEQVTILAGSSLTPGDLQEIKEMVTAFGLVPIIVPDIGASLDGHLEDGYSAVTASGTTIKQLRDIGSSAFTIALGESMRNAAKILEERFNIPYEVFGELTGLDAVDEFLQALAILSSNSVPEKYRRQRRQLQDAMLDSHFYFGAKRVSLALEPDLLWSTVNFLQSMGTQIHAVVTTTRSPLLEKLPVKSVTIGDLDDFEQLAAGSDLLIGNSNVGAIAKRLSMPFYRLGIPIYDRLGNGYFTKVGYRGTMELLFGIGNLFLEAEEERVKQLWEIGSGE; encoded by the coding sequence ATGGCGATTGTTAATCTTCCCAATAAACCACTGACTGTTAATCCTCTGAAGCAAAGCCAAGCTTTGGGTGCATCTTTAGCCTTTTTGGGGTTGAAGGGGATGATCCCTCTGTTCCACGGTTCCCAAGGTTGTACTGCTTTTGCTAAGGTTGTGCTTGTACGGCATTTTCGGGAAGCTATTCCCCTAGCCACTACAGCCATGACTGAGGTTTCTACTATTTTGGGTGGCGAAGAAAATGTGGAACAGGCTATTCTTACCTTAGTGGAGAAGGTGCAGCCAGAAATTATTGGTCTATGTAGTACGGGGCTAACGGAAACTAGAGGAGATGAACTGGAACGTTTTCTTAAGGATATCCGCGATCGCCATCCGGAATTAGACTATTTACCGATTGTATTTGCTCCTACCCCAGATTTCAAGGGGGCGCTGCAAGATGGTTTTGCGGCGGCTGTGGAAAGTATAGTTAGGGAAATCCCCAAGGCTGGTGGGATTAGAACTGAGCAAGTCACGATTTTGGCGGGTTCTTCTCTAACACCAGGGGATTTGCAGGAAATCAAGGAAATGGTGACTGCTTTCGGATTAGTGCCAATTATTGTTCCTGATATTGGCGCTTCCCTAGATGGTCATTTAGAAGATGGTTATAGTGCGGTTACAGCTAGTGGTACAACCATAAAACAGCTACGAGACATAGGTAGCTCCGCCTTTACCATCGCTTTAGGCGAAAGTATGCGAAATGCCGCCAAAATCCTGGAGGAGCGCTTTAACATCCCTTACGAGGTGTTTGGTGAACTGACTGGATTGGATGCTGTGGATGAGTTTCTGCAAGCATTGGCGATTCTGAGTAGTAATAGCGTTCCAGAAAAATACCGCCGCCAACGTCGCCAGTTGCAAGATGCGATGCTTGATAGTCATTTTTACTTTGGTGCAAAACGAGTGTCCCTGGCGTTGGAACCTGATTTATTATGGTCAACGGTGAACTTTTTGCAATCGATGGGGACTCAAATTCATGCAGTGGTGACGACGACGCGATCGCCTCTGTTGGAAAAACTCCCTGTTAAAAGTGTCACCATCGGCGACTTAGATGACTTTGAGCAACTAGCAGCTGGTTCTGATTTACTCATTGGTAATTCTAACGTAGGTGCGATCGCTAAACGTCTCTCGATGCCTTTTTATCGTCTAGGTATTCCCATTTACGACCGTTTAGGAAATGGATACTTCACGAAAGTTGGATATCGAGGCACAATGGAGCTTTTATTTGGTATCGGTAATCTATTTTTAGAAGCCGAAGAAGAGAGAGTTAAACAATTATGGGAAATAGGGAGTGGGGAGTAG
- the nifX gene encoding nitrogen fixation protein NifX, translating to MKIAFTTSDRIHINAHFGWAREIDVYEISDEGYEFLETLKFEGDLKEDGNEDKINPKLDALVDCTIVYVTAIGGSAAARLIKKGVTPVKAKSEEEEISEVLNKLVKTLKGNPPPWLRKALRQTTPNFAD from the coding sequence ATGAAAATAGCCTTTACGACAAGTGACCGAATTCACATTAATGCTCACTTCGGATGGGCGAGAGAAATTGATGTTTATGAAATATCCGATGAGGGATATGAATTTCTCGAAACGCTGAAATTTGAAGGTGACTTAAAAGAAGATGGTAACGAAGATAAAATCAATCCTAAACTTGATGCTTTGGTTGATTGTACCATCGTTTATGTGACAGCAATTGGTGGTAGCGCCGCAGCCCGTTTAATTAAGAAAGGCGTTACCCCAGTCAAAGCCAAATCAGAGGAAGAGGAAATTAGCGAAGTTCTCAATAAACTTGTGAAAACTCTCAAAGGTAATCCTCCACCTTGGTTGCGTAAAGCTTTAAGACAAACTACTCCCAACTTTGCAGATTAA
- a CDS encoding NifX-associated nitrogen fixation protein codes for MSTNNSVNGSTDTAVLNSPFLKTLVQQIRGQDTYGVYRNWSDELILKPFVVTKQKKREISLEGEVDPITQARIMAFFRAVAAAIEQETGLISQVVIDLSHEGFGWALVFSGRLLLTKKALRDAHRFGFDSMEKLAEEGENYVKKGAELGKKFSEVGNI; via the coding sequence ATGAGTACAAATAATAGTGTGAACGGAAGCACCGATACAGCAGTCTTGAACTCTCCTTTTCTCAAGACATTAGTACAACAAATTCGCGGACAGGATACTTACGGAGTTTATCGTAATTGGTCTGATGAATTAATCCTCAAACCCTTTGTTGTCACCAAACAAAAGAAACGCGAAATTTCTCTTGAGGGTGAAGTTGATCCGATTACTCAAGCACGGATTATGGCATTTTTCCGGGCTGTAGCGGCTGCTATTGAACAGGAAACAGGTCTAATCTCTCAGGTTGTGATTGACTTGAGCCATGAAGGATTCGGCTGGGCGCTGGTTTTTTCGGGTCGTCTTTTGCTAACGAAAAAAGCCTTGCGTGATGCTCATCGCTTTGGTTTTGACTCAATGGAAAAATTAGCAGAAGAAGGCGAAAACTACGTCAAAAAAGGTGCAGAATTAGGCAAAAAATTCTCCGAAGTAGGGAACATTTAA
- a CDS encoding CCE_0567 family metalloprotein: MAQVSETNIEEIKTKIKRLNSKAGQMKMDLHDLAEGLPTDYKTLMDVAAATYKIYEQLDELKQQLKIMEKAQ, from the coding sequence ATGGCGCAAGTGAGCGAAACAAATATTGAAGAAATCAAAACCAAAATTAAGCGGCTCAATAGTAAAGCAGGTCAAATGAAAATGGATCTGCATGACTTAGCAGAAGGTCTACCCACAGATTACAAAACCCTGATGGATGTAGCGGCTGCAACTTATAAAATCTATGAGCAGCTAGATGAGCTTAAGCAACAGCTAAAAATAATGGAGAAGGCTCAATGA
- the nifW gene encoding nitrogenase-stabilizing/protective protein NifW, with translation MTGTMNEFKKLVDAEEFFQFFNLPYDKENVNVNRLHILKKFSQFMAEVDDNSHGLTSAEILNEYSLALQKAHDLFLESTAYEEKLFKVFNDKPKNVVKLTEITSD, from the coding sequence ATGACTGGAACTATGAATGAATTCAAAAAGCTTGTAGATGCAGAAGAATTTTTTCAGTTCTTCAACTTACCCTACGACAAAGAAAATGTGAATGTCAATCGTCTGCATATATTGAAGAAATTTTCGCAATTTATGGCAGAAGTTGATGATAATTCTCATGGTTTAACTTCAGCCGAAATACTCAATGAGTATTCGTTAGCTTTGCAAAAAGCTCATGATCTTTTCTTGGAATCAACAGCTTATGAAGAAAAGCTGTTTAAAGTCTTTAATGACAAGCCGAAGAATGTAGTTAAGCTGACAGAAATCACTTCTGATTAG